The DNA segment TGTGCATTATTTTGTCGGCTGAAATATTCTGATAAGGTGCTAATGGTGGGATATTCAAATAATTCAGCCGTGGAAAGATTACAGTTTAAAGCTGCTTGCAGCCTACTCCGCAGTTGCACCATCAGGAGTGAATCACCCCCCAACTCGAAGAAGTTGTCGTAAATCCCTACTTGTTCTGTCCCAATTAGTTCTTGCCAAATAACCGCAATCTTTTGCTCAATTTCATTTCTAGGGACAATATAGGGATTACTCAGTTGTGGTCTGGGATGCTTTGGTTTAGAAACGTTTTCTTGATCTATAAATGCTGAAAAATTTTGTGAATTATCAACCCCATTCATTTTGAGGGAAATCAAATCATGAGTCGATACTAGAACCTGGGAAAATCTACTTCCAAGAATACGACTAAATGCTTCTACTCCCTCTGTTGGTAATAATCCTGCTTGAAGTAACTGTCTTTGATATTCGTTGACAGAGCTAGTAAGTTGTTGATTGAGTTCATTGTCAGCAAAACCCGATGAATCAGACAAAACTGAGGTCTGTGTTTGTTGTTGATTGAGTTTGTTCTCTGCAAATACCTGTGTACTCACCGAATCTTGAGATTCGCCGAATAAAGGATTGTTCACTACTGGAAGTTGAGGTTGAGAAATATTCAGGGGTGGGGTGAATTGCTTCACTGCATATGCAGCCATACCCACTTCTTGCCAAGCAGTCCAGTTGATAGATACGGTGAATACATGATCTCGATTCGTCTTATAGTGAGCAAAAGCATCAAGAAAAGCATTGGCACTGGCGTAATCTACCTGTCCAAATTCTGCGTGAATAGCCGTCATCGAAGAACAAAGCACAAAAAAGTCTAGTTGAGTATCTTGAAGAATACTATTGATAACTAGTGTTCCTTTGACTTTAGGTGCTAGGATACTGGCGGTCATTTCTGGTGTTTTTCGCTGAATCACGCCACCACCGGGAACTCCAGCCGCATGGATCACACCGTTGAACTTGCCAAAGTTTTTCTGCGCCTTTTGAATCGCCCAAAGCATTTGTTGATGATTGGCAACATCAGCACTCACTACCAAAACTTCTGCACCCAGGTTTTCGAGTTCCTGCACTTGAAGAATTTTGCGGCTGGTGTTGTCTTGCTCATCGTGATCAGTTAGCCATTCACTCCACTTGTCCCGTTTCGGAAATTCCGAACGTCCTACAAGCACAAGTTTTGCTTGTACTGTCTTGGCTAAATGTTCTGCTAGTTTCAGTCCAATTCCTCCCAGTCCACCTGTAATTAAATAGACTCCTTTTTCCTTTAATGTCAGTGTTTTCCCAGTATCTTTATCCAAACAGATAGGTTCAAAGTGTTGTACCCAGCGATGTTTTCCCCGATAGGCGATAACTGAGTCTGAGGATTTCGTTTCTAACTCGTTCAAAAGCGGCTCTATCAGTTTTTCATTTTGCCAAGTTTTTGCTGACGAGGGAATAACAACATCAATGGTTTGACAACTGATGTCGGGGTATTCTTGGGGAATAACTTTAACAGGCCCAATAATGGTGGATTTTTCTGGACACAGTACTTCTTCACCTGTCACTTCCTGCATATTGTTGGAGATGACAGCTATGTGCAGTTGTTCGGTAAGGTGGTGTTTTCCTAGTGCCTGAGCGAGAAATAGTAAGCTATAGAATCCCAAATTTTCTGCTTTGTCTACTGCTGCTGGGTTTAATTCTGCATGATCAACAGGCGTGACATTCCATAAATGCACAATTTGGTTTGGGAAATTATTTTGTGCTAGCAGTTGATTGAGCAAAGCATCATAGTCATTCCGTTGTTGAGGATTTATTGTATAGTGGCGATCGCTTAGTTTCTTCAACTTTGATCCTACGCTCACCGCGATCGCATCCCGACCTTTAAGTGCCAGTTGTTTGACTAATTCTTCACCCAAGCCGCACTCATCGGTAAATACAAGGGTACAAGACAAAGCCGATTTTTTACTCTTGCGCTTTTCGGATACTGGAGAGCGTTTCCATGATGGAACGTAGAACCAGTTGGCAATGTCTGGCTTTTTAGCAGGTAGAAAAGTGGATAATTCTACACTTGTATTGAAGGTTACGCTGGTTTTTTGGCTATCAAGCCAGTAACGCCGTCGCTCGAAGGGATAGGTTGGCAAGGGAAGACGATAACGGCGCTCGTTTGGATAAAATCCTGACCAATTAACCTGTACTCCGTACAACCAGAGTCTGCCTAGTGTGTTCAGTAAAAATTTTACATCCGACTGTTTTTCCTTGGGATGCCGTAATGAACACAGTCCGACGACATCTAAATGCTTTTGAGCAAAAGTACACAAGCTGCGTCCTGGCCCAACTTCTAGTAATATGCGATTTAACTCTTGCAGCAATGCAGAAATGCCTGCTGTAAACTGCACTGTTTGCCGTAAATGCGTTGCCCAGTAATGGGGATCTGTGGCTTGTTCTGCTGTGATCCAGGTTCCTGTGACGTTGGATATAAAGGGAATCTGAGGAGGATTTAGTTTGACTTTTTTAACTTCTTTGCTGAATGGCTCCATGATAGGTTCCATCATCGCCGAATGAAAAGCATGGGATGTATGCAAACGGCGACACTCTACACCTAATGCTGTGAGTTGTTGATTAATTGTGTCTACAGCTTCATGGGTTCCGGAAACAACGCACAACGAAGGAGCATTGCTGGCGGCTAAAGATAAATTTTCATTGAGTAAGTTTTTAATCTCTGCTGCTGATTGTGAAACCGAGAGCATACTACCGGCTGGAAGTTGCTGCATCAGTCGCCCACGGATAGCAACCAGAGCTAAAGCATCCTCAACTGACATCACACCAGCAAGACAAGCTGTTACATATTCCCCAATACTATGACCAATCATGGCGCTCGGAGAAATACCCCAAGATATCCACAACTGAGCTAAAGCATATTCAATTACAAATAATGCCGGCTGGGTGATGGCAGTTTGTTGGAGTTTTTCGGCTGCGGATTTTGACTCGGACTCGGTGGGATAAATCAGTGAACGTAAATCACACCCAAGATGCGGTTGCAGCAATTGACAGCACAAATCGACTTGTTGTTGAAAAATTGGCTCAGTTTGGTAAAGTTCTTTACCCATGTCTACATACTGAGCGCCCTGTCCAGGGAACATGAAGACGATGGAGCGATACTTCTGCGGAGTCACTTTGTGAACGCTATTTTCAACTAAACGAGTCAAAACTCTTTGCGGATCTTGCAAAGCACTAGTTGCATCCTCGATATTTTGGCACACCAGGACGCGACGATGATTAAATTCAGCCCGCCCGACTTGCAATGTATAGGCAACATCCGCTAAGTTCACATCAGGATGCAGTTTGAAATAATTTCCCAAATTTACCGTTGCTGTCTCCAATGCAGAGCTAGTTTTAGCAGATAAACACAGTAGATATTTACTTTTACCTTTTGACTTTTGACTTGTGGCTTGTACTGGTGCTTCTTCTAAAATTACATGAGCATTAGTTCCACCAATACCTAAAGAACTTACACCAGCACGCCGAGGGGTATTTCCCGCTTTCCATTCTGTCAGCTTTGTATTTACATAAAAAGGACTATTTGCAAAATCAATCTGAGGATTGGGTTGCTCAAAATTTAAGCTGGGTGGTATTTGCTGATGTTTTAGGGCTAAAACTGTTTTAATCAGTCCGGCAATTCCTGCTGCTGCATCCAAATGACCGATATTCGTCTTGACTGAAGCGATCGCACAAAAGCCCTTTTTATTTGTACTTTCACGAAAAACGTTTGTTAAAGCCGATATTTCAATGGGATCGCCTAAGACAGTTCCTGTTCCGTGAGCTTCAATATAGCTAATTGTTTCAGGTTCTACTCCAGCCAAAGCCAGGGCTTCCACGACTACATCTGCTTGTCCGTTAACGCTGGGGGCTGTATAACCAACTTTACCAGAACCATCATTATTTATAGCGCTACCTTTAATTACAGCATAGATATTGTCACCATCGGCGATCGCCTCAGATAAGCGCTTCAAAACTACAATTCCTACGCCATTACCAATAATGGTTCCCATGGCTTTGGCATCGAAAGCCCGGCAGTGACCATCAGGTGATAAAATACCCCCTTGTTCATACAAATACCCAGTTTTTTGGGGAATGTGAATAGATATTCCCCCGGCTAAAGCCATATCGCATTGATAATTTAATAAACTTTGGCAAGCTAAAGAAGTTGCAACTAAGGAAGTAGAGCAAGCAGTTTGTACCGTTAGACTGGGGCCAGTTAGGTTTAATTTATAGGAAACGCGAGTCGCTAGGAAATCTTTATCGTTACCAATTCCCTTTTGAAAAATGCTAGCCAATCCAGGGCTACCGCTATTTAAATCTAATGATGAATAATTATTAGAACCAGCACCAGCATAAACTCCAATCCGACTTTTGCAACGTTGGGAATCATAGCCGGCATTTTCTAATGCTTCCCATGCACATTCCAAAAATAAACGATGCTGTGGGTCTGTAATTTCTGCTTCTCTAGGGTTAAAGCCGAAGAATGAAGCATCAAATAAATCTACATTTTCTAATACAGCCCGACTTTTCACATAATCAGGATTATGCAGTAATTCTGGATAAATTCCAGCTTCGATTAATTCCGCATCTGTGAACAGAGATATTGATTCTATTCCAGAGCGTAAATTTTGCCAAAAATCTTCAATTCCATTAGCACCAGGAAAACGTCCTGATATGCCAATAATTGCGATCGCTTCTATTGATTCGTATAATTCTGTACTATCCATTTCCTTGATTTTACTCAATTAATGATTACGGTTTACATGGATTTTCTGATAATTATTACTCTTGTTTATTGGCGTGACTTATGAATTTGCTGTTGTCTGTTTAGAGCCAATCTCTGTTTTTCAGAACGATTACGAATATCTTTAAAAGAATCTTCTTCTGGCTGTTCTTGACTCAGATGTTTTGCCAACAAACTGATACTAGGATATTGAAACATTTCTACCACGGAAATATCGCGGTGCAGTTTTTCTCTTAGTTGGGCGTTTACTTGAGAAATCAGCAAAGAATGACCGCCCAAGTCAAAAAAGTTATCGTTAATACTAACTTTTTCAATACCCAGTAATGTTTGCCAAGTACTAGCAATAGTCTGCTGTAGCTCTGTTTCTGGTGCTACATAAAGATTGTTTTGGGTAGAGAAAGTCTCTGGCAAAGGTAAGACGCGACGATTGACCTTGCCATTGGGAGTCAAAGGAAGCGCATCTAAGAATATAAAAGCTGTTGGCACCATGTACTCAGGTAACTTTTCTTTCAGGAAATCTCGGAGTTGAGTGTCTAACTCTACTACTGTTTCCTGCTGATGCTGCCCAGCGACATAAGCAATTAAGCGCTGATGGTCTGAGTGATCACTGTGAGCCACAACTACAGATTCTCGAACGGCTGGGTGTTGATTTAGTAAGGCTTCTATTTCTCCTAATTCTATGCGGAAACCCCGAATCTTGACTTGATGATCAACACGTCCGAGAAATTCTAGGTTGCCATTATGGAGGTAGCGAACTAAGTCGCCTGTGTGATAAAGACGCTCCCCAGGTTTTAAACTGTATGGGTTAGGAATAAACCTTTGTGCTGTTAAGTCCGGTCGCTTAAAGTATCCTCTAGCAACACCTACACCGCCAATGTACAATTCGCCAGGAGTTCCTATAGGTACAAGTTGGAAATTGGAGTCGAGGACGTAAGTTTGGGCTTGGGGAATGGCTCTGCCAATAGGCACTTTACCAGTTTCTGGTACTGATAAGTTACAGAGTGTCGCCACAATTGTTGTTTCTGTGGGGCCGTAGCTGTTGACAAGGCGTACCCGGTTACCAACCTGTTGCTGCCAAGTATTCAAGTGTTTTGTGTCAGCTTTTTCGCCGCCAATAATCACTAATCGCAGAGAATTAAAAATTGCCAAATTTGCTGTTGCTAATTCACTAGTAACTTGATGCCAAAAGGCAGTAGGCAAATCCAGGACAGTTATCCCCCAATCACGGCATTGCTGTAAAAATTGAGGTATGGAACTGATCATTTCATCTGTCCGCAGTATCAGGGTAGCACCACAGATGAGACAGGGAAATATTTCTTCGGCGGCGGTATCAAAACTAATGGAAGCGAATTGCAGCACGCGATCGCTCGAATTAATTTCAAACTCTATACAGGCGGTATTAATATAACTACTTAAGGAATGATGCTGAATCATTACCCCTTTCGGCGCTCCTGTAGAACCAGATGTATAAATTAGATAGGCAACGTTTTCAGGCTGAGTCTGATGAATCGGTTTCTCAAAGCTGTTATTAGAAATTATTGGCCAGTCGGTATCTAAGCAAATAACCTGAGCCTGATGTTGGGGGAGTGTCTCCAATTGTGCTGAAGAAGTTAGTAAAACTGACACTTGGGAATCCTTTAACATCAAAGCTAGACGTTCTTGAGGATAAGCAGGATCTAAAGGTAGATATGCGCCTCCAGCTTTGAGAATTGCCAATAGTCCCACCAGCATCTCAAAAGAGCGCTCTATACATATTCCTACTAAAACTTCTGGTTTGACTCCCAGGGTTTTGAGGTGGTGAGCTAGTTGATTCGCGCGCTGATTTAGCTCTGTGTAAGTTAAATATTGGTTTTTATAACCCACTGCAACTGCATTTGGTGTCCGTTCTACCTGTGCTTCAAACAGTTGATGAATGCATTGTGCGGAGGAATTGGGAATTGTCGATTGATTCCTACTAAGTTTTAGTAACTCCTGAGAATCTGCCGCACTCAATAGTGGTAAGTTAGATAGCCGAGCTTGAGGATTAGCAGCAATGCCTGAGAGTAAGTTCTGAAAATGCCTCAGCATTCGGCTGATGGTAGTAGCATCAAATAAGTCGGTATTGTAATAACATGATGCCGCTACTTCTTGGGGTGTGATTTCGATAGATAGGCTCAAATCAAACTGTGCTGTTTCAGTTTCTATTTTTACTAAGCTCAATGCCAAACCAGGTATTTCTGGTAAATGCGAGTAGTCTTGGACATTGAACATCACTTGAAAAAGAGGTGTCCGACTTACATCCCGTTCTGGTTGTACTGCTTCTACCAGTTGGTCAAATGGCAGATCCTGATGTGTGTAGGCTCCTATAGCCACCTTTCTCACTCTTGTCAGCAACTCATCAAAAGTCGGGTTACCGCTCATATCTGTACGTAATACCAAAGTATTGGCAAAAAAGCCAATTAAACCTTTTACTTCATTACGGTTACGGTTAGCAATTGGTGAACCAACAGCAATGTCATCTTGTCCTGTGTAACGATAGAGAAAAGTCTGAAATGCTGCTAATAGCAACATAAATAAGGTTACACCCTCTTGACGAGCGATCGCCTTTAATTCCTTGATGACTGCTTCAGATAACTCTATAGACTGAATAGCACCTTGTGAGGTTTGTACCGCAGGTCGTATTCGGTCAGTGGGTAGTTGTAATGCTGTTGGTATACCCTCAAGTTGTTTTTTCCAATAAGAGAGTTGGGTTTCCAGAATTTCTCCTTGTAGCCATTCCCTCTGCCAATTTGCAAAGTCTTTGTACTGGATAGAGATTTCTGCTAGAGGTGAAGCAGTTCCGGCTAAAAATGCTTTGTATAGTGATGCCATTTCCTGTAAAAACACCTCACTAGACCAACCATCCGAGATTATGTGGTGCATTTCCAGTAAAAGAATATGCTCTTGCGGTGCTAGGTACAAAACTTTAGCACGTAACAATGGCCCTTGAGTCAAGTCGAATGGTTGTTGACTTTGCTTAGTCAAGAATTGCTGAACTGCGGTATCACCTTGTAATTTAATATCTATTCTTAATAAAGATAATTTTAAGGCAGCAGCTATAATTTGCACCTGCTGTCCGTTAACTATAGTAAAAGTAGTTCTGAGGGTTTCATGTCGCCGGATAATTTCGTTGATACTTTGCTCTAACAGCAGAACATCAAGCTCACCTTTGAGATTAACAGCTAAAGAAATATTGTAAGCTGGATTCCCTGGTTCCAATCTGTCAAGGAACCATAGTCTTTGCTGGGCAAAAGATAGAGGATATACTTCGGCTGGCTGGACTTGGCTAATAGATTCTGAAGGTATAAAAGCCTCTGTTGTGATTTGAGCGAGAATCTTGGGAACCAGCGATGACCGCACACTCATCCCTTCAAACAAGTCTGCTACAGATATTTCTACTTCTAAGTCGGTTTCAATCCGATTTTTGATCTCAAATACTTTTAAAGAATCCAGTCCTAGAGTACTTAATGGTTCTTCAACTTTAATATCACTTGAGGTGATACAAAATACTTCTGCCAAAAGTGCAATTAAATATGCTTCTAAAAGCGGTGGACGCTCCTGTGGGGAAAGTGCCAAAAGTTCCGAACGTTGTAAGCGAGTTTCTGCTCTAACAATATTACTAATTTTGAGAATATTACTGGCAACTACATTCAGTTCGCCATTCTGAAATTGAGCGCGAGTTGCACGTCGCTGAATCTTACCACTGGAAGTTTTGGGAATACTACCTGGTTTAATTAAAACCACAGCATAAACTTGTACTTCGTACTCCTCAGTAATTCCTTGCCGAATTGCCGAAATCACTTCTTCTAAATTTGGCTGGGCGCGAAACTCTAATTCTTGTACAGTTACCAGCTTTTCTTCTTTATTAACCTCTACTGTAAATGCTGCACCAGCGCCAGAACGCAAGGATGGATGACTGCGCTCGGCGGTTAATTCTATATCTTGTGGGTAAAGATTACGACCACGAATAATAATTAAATCTTTAGCTCTACCTATAATAAAAAGTTCGTCATTGTGTAGAAAGCCTAAATCGCCAGTCCGCAGGAATGGTTTTTCTCCTGTATCTGATAAGTAAGCTTGGAATGTCTCTGCTGTCTCCTGTTCACGATTCCAATAACCTTGACCAACACTGGGACCAGATATCCAAATTTCCCCGATTTCACTAGGTTTGCAACTACTGAGTGTTTCTGGATTTGCAATAACTACTTTCTCTTCTGGTATGATGCGACCACAACTGACAAAATTGGATACATCCTCATCATTAACAGATGATTCAACTACCCGATGAGATTCTAATGCAGACTTCTGGATAGTTTTAATCGTCGGTGCTGTTGCTTTATCAACACCAGAAACCATGAGAGTCGTTTCCGCCATTCCGTAACAAGGATAAAATGCCTCCTTCTGGAAGCTGCACTCAGCAAAAGCTGCTGCAAACCGCTCTAAAGTCTCATGTCGAATTGGTTCAGCACCGTTAAATGCAACACTCCAACTACTCAAGTCAAGAGTTGCTTTTTGTTCAGGAGTAATTTTTTGAGTACATAAATCATAGGCAAAGTTCGGTCCACCACTGGTTGTACCTTTATACTGAGAAATTGCCTGCAACCAACGATAAGGACGTTGCAGAAAAGAAGTTGGAGGCATAATGATGCAAGGAAAACCTCCATACAAAGGTTGCAATATTCCCCCAATCAGACCCATATCGTGGTACATCGGTAACCAAGTCACAAACTTACTGTCTGGAGAATGTTCCATGAATTGGTAAGTTGTGGCAGCATTATGTAGTAAGTTGCTATGACTAATCATCACACCTTTGGGTGTTCCAGTAGAACCAGAGGTGTATTGTAGAAAAGCTAATGTGTCTTGATTAATAAAAGGTTTTTGCCAAGAGTCTTCTATTCCTTCTGCGAGATTATCGGTAGTTAGCCACTGTAAAGATTCTAAGTCTGCCTTGTCTGTCATTAGAGACTGCACTGTTGGCAGAATTGCTGTTGTGGTTAGAGCGATCGCGGCTTGTGCATCTGTGGAGATAGCCTTTATTCTGGGTGTATTGCGCTGATTTCGGGGAGGATATGCCGTTACAGCCACAACTCCCGCATATAAACAACCGAAAAAAGCCACTAAAAAATCTAGTCCGGCTGGATAAAGTAGTAAAGCCCGTTCTCCCGATAAACCTAATGCTTGTAATTGAGCCGCTACTCGACGCGATCGCCTATCCAATTCTTCATAAGTTAGTGTTAGTGCTGCTTGTTCTGTCTCCCCATCCAGCAAGAAAGTAAAAGCATCTCTGTTTGGCTGGGTAGAGCTTCTTAAACGCACTACATCGACAAATGTAGAACAATTACTAGAAATTTCAACTAAGTTATGAGAAAATTTACTCATTTTTGTGTTCGCAAGTTAAATGTCACCCTGATATATTGCTCCTTTGATTCTGACTCTAATGAGAACAATCAAGA comes from the Nodularia sp. NIES-3585 genome and includes:
- a CDS encoding non-ribosomal peptide synthetase translates to MSKFSHNLVEISSNCSTFVDVVRLRSSTQPNRDAFTFLLDGETEQAALTLTYEELDRRSRRVAAQLQALGLSGERALLLYPAGLDFLVAFFGCLYAGVVAVTAYPPRNQRNTPRIKAISTDAQAAIALTTTAILPTVQSLMTDKADLESLQWLTTDNLAEGIEDSWQKPFINQDTLAFLQYTSGSTGTPKGVMISHSNLLHNAATTYQFMEHSPDSKFVTWLPMYHDMGLIGGILQPLYGGFPCIIMPPTSFLQRPYRWLQAISQYKGTTSGGPNFAYDLCTQKITPEQKATLDLSSWSVAFNGAEPIRHETLERFAAAFAECSFQKEAFYPCYGMAETTLMVSGVDKATAPTIKTIQKSALESHRVVESSVNDEDVSNFVSCGRIIPEEKVVIANPETLSSCKPSEIGEIWISGPSVGQGYWNREQETAETFQAYLSDTGEKPFLRTGDLGFLHNDELFIIGRAKDLIIIRGRNLYPQDIELTAERSHPSLRSGAGAAFTVEVNKEEKLVTVQELEFRAQPNLEEVISAIRQGITEEYEVQVYAVVLIKPGSIPKTSSGKIQRRATRAQFQNGELNVVASNILKISNIVRAETRLQRSELLALSPQERPPLLEAYLIALLAEVFCITSSDIKVEEPLSTLGLDSLKVFEIKNRIETDLEVEISVADLFEGMSVRSSLVPKILAQITTEAFIPSESISQVQPAEVYPLSFAQQRLWFLDRLEPGNPAYNISLAVNLKGELDVLLLEQSINEIIRRHETLRTTFTIVNGQQVQIIAAALKLSLLRIDIKLQGDTAVQQFLTKQSQQPFDLTQGPLLRAKVLYLAPQEHILLLEMHHIISDGWSSEVFLQEMASLYKAFLAGTASPLAEISIQYKDFANWQREWLQGEILETQLSYWKKQLEGIPTALQLPTDRIRPAVQTSQGAIQSIELSEAVIKELKAIARQEGVTLFMLLLAAFQTFLYRYTGQDDIAVGSPIANRNRNEVKGLIGFFANTLVLRTDMSGNPTFDELLTRVRKVAIGAYTHQDLPFDQLVEAVQPERDVSRTPLFQVMFNVQDYSHLPEIPGLALSLVKIETETAQFDLSLSIEITPQEVAASCYYNTDLFDATTISRMLRHFQNLLSGIAANPQARLSNLPLLSAADSQELLKLSRNQSTIPNSSAQCIHQLFEAQVERTPNAVAVGYKNQYLTYTELNQRANQLAHHLKTLGVKPEVLVGICIERSFEMLVGLLAILKAGGAYLPLDPAYPQERLALMLKDSQVSVLLTSSAQLETLPQHQAQVICLDTDWPIISNNSFEKPIHQTQPENVAYLIYTSGSTGAPKGVMIQHHSLSSYINTACIEFEINSSDRVLQFASISFDTAAEEIFPCLICGATLILRTDEMISSIPQFLQQCRDWGITVLDLPTAFWHQVTSELATANLAIFNSLRLVIIGGEKADTKHLNTWQQQVGNRVRLVNSYGPTETTIVATLCNLSVPETGKVPIGRAIPQAQTYVLDSNFQLVPIGTPGELYIGGVGVARGYFKRPDLTAQRFIPNPYSLKPGERLYHTGDLVRYLHNGNLEFLGRVDHQVKIRGFRIELGEIEALLNQHPAVRESVVVAHSDHSDHQRLIAYVAGQHQQETVVELDTQLRDFLKEKLPEYMVPTAFIFLDALPLTPNGKVNRRVLPLPETFSTQNNLYVAPETELQQTIASTWQTLLGIEKVSINDNFFDLGGHSLLISQVNAQLREKLHRDISVVEMFQYPSISLLAKHLSQEQPEEDSFKDIRNRSEKQRLALNRQQQIHKSRQ
- a CDS encoding type I polyketide synthase; the protein is MDSTELYESIEAIAIIGISGRFPGANGIEDFWQNLRSGIESISLFTDAELIEAGIYPELLHNPDYVKSRAVLENVDLFDASFFGFNPREAEITDPQHRLFLECAWEALENAGYDSQRCKSRIGVYAGAGSNNYSSLDLNSGSPGLASIFQKGIGNDKDFLATRVSYKLNLTGPSLTVQTACSTSLVATSLACQSLLNYQCDMALAGGISIHIPQKTGYLYEQGGILSPDGHCRAFDAKAMGTIIGNGVGIVVLKRLSEAIADGDNIYAVIKGSAINNDGSGKVGYTAPSVNGQADVVVEALALAGVEPETISYIEAHGTGTVLGDPIEISALTNVFRESTNKKGFCAIASVKTNIGHLDAAAGIAGLIKTVLALKHQQIPPSLNFEQPNPQIDFANSPFYVNTKLTEWKAGNTPRRAGVSSLGIGGTNAHVILEEAPVQATSQKSKGKSKYLLCLSAKTSSALETATVNLGNYFKLHPDVNLADVAYTLQVGRAEFNHRRVLVCQNIEDATSALQDPQRVLTRLVENSVHKVTPQKYRSIVFMFPGQGAQYVDMGKELYQTEPIFQQQVDLCCQLLQPHLGCDLRSLIYPTESESKSAAEKLQQTAITQPALFVIEYALAQLWISWGISPSAMIGHSIGEYVTACLAGVMSVEDALALVAIRGRLMQQLPAGSMLSVSQSAAEIKNLLNENLSLAASNAPSLCVVSGTHEAVDTINQQLTALGVECRRLHTSHAFHSAMMEPIMEPFSKEVKKVKLNPPQIPFISNVTGTWITAEQATDPHYWATHLRQTVQFTAGISALLQELNRILLEVGPGRSLCTFAQKHLDVVGLCSLRHPKEKQSDVKFLLNTLGRLWLYGVQVNWSGFYPNERRYRLPLPTYPFERRRYWLDSQKTSVTFNTSVELSTFLPAKKPDIANWFYVPSWKRSPVSEKRKSKKSALSCTLVFTDECGLGEELVKQLALKGRDAIAVSVGSKLKKLSDRHYTINPQQRNDYDALLNQLLAQNNFPNQIVHLWNVTPVDHAELNPAAVDKAENLGFYSLLFLAQALGKHHLTEQLHIAVISNNMQEVTGEEVLCPEKSTIIGPVKVIPQEYPDISCQTIDVVIPSSAKTWQNEKLIEPLLNELETKSSDSVIAYRGKHRWVQHFEPICLDKDTGKTLTLKEKGVYLITGGLGGIGLKLAEHLAKTVQAKLVLVGRSEFPKRDKWSEWLTDHDEQDNTSRKILQVQELENLGAEVLVVSADVANHQQMLWAIQKAQKNFGKFNGVIHAAGVPGGGVIQRKTPEMTASILAPKVKGTLVINSILQDTQLDFFVLCSSMTAIHAEFGQVDYASANAFLDAFAHYKTNRDHVFTVSINWTAWQEVGMAAYAVKQFTPPLNISQPQLPVVNNPLFGESQDSVSTQVFAENKLNQQQTQTSVLSDSSGFADNELNQQLTSSVNEYQRQLLQAGLLPTEGVEAFSRILGSRFSQVLVSTHDLISLKMNGVDNSQNFSAFIDQENVSKPKHPRPQLSNPYIVPRNEIEQKIAVIWQELIGTEQVGIYDNFFELGGDSLLMVQLRSRLQAALNCNLSTAELFEYPTISTLSEYFSRQNNAQPTFELAQERAKKQEAATAAEIQMIKQRRRVR